One genomic region from Neoarius graeffei isolate fNeoGra1 chromosome 4, fNeoGra1.pri, whole genome shotgun sequence encodes:
- the tgm2b gene encoding protein-glutamine gamma-glutamyltransferase 2 has protein sequence MALDIDTWDLACEFNNTSHRTELNGTDRLIVRRGQPFTINLNLRSGSYEPGVHQLHITAETGPDPVEQYGTKAVFGLSGDIDDTQWSAAVTSPPGDIVSLSICSAPDAPIGSYTMILDGRIQFKLILLFNPWCPRDAVYMNSEKNLEEYVLAQDGIIYKGDAKYPIPSAWYFGQFEEGILDVCLRILDVNPKYRRNPGKDCSGRRNPIYVSRVLSAMVNSNDRDNGVLEGCWKQTFEGGVSPMSWRGSVEILKTWNSTSCLPVRFGQCWVFAAVACTVSRALGIPCRVVTNYLSAHDTNSNLVIERYVDENGQLLNTTRDMIWNYHCWVESWMARPDLKAGFNGWQASDPTPQEKSEGVYCCGPVPVQAIKEGELLCKYDAPFVFSEVNADVETFLKYKDGNTRKIITTTVVGQEISTKSVGSDKREDITHLYKYPEGTAEEREVFKNANHQNKLLKQPVNTGLHVTIKVSTEMRKGCDFDVFALVSNQTSVLKKCRLVFASRAIAYDGTIGQECGFKDLLNVELQPGGERKVPLRLNYSKYCNAITQDNLIRLGALLIDYSTREGILAMRTIVLDNPEIKIRILGEPKENRQLAAELTVLNTLPEALNACCFSIEGANLTGGKTITKSISTSVEPGQEVKVKIYFTPTHYGLRKLLVDFNSDKLGPVKGFRNVIIGK, from the exons ATGG CTCTTGACATTGACACTTGGGACCTTGCATGCGAGTTCAATAACACAAGCCACCGCACAGAGCTGAATGGCACCGATCGCCTgatagtgaggagaggacagccaTTCACCATCAACCTCAACCTCCGCTCTGGCTCCTACGAGCCTGGAGTCCATCAGCTCCACATCACAGCAGAGACAG GGCCTGATCCTGTGGAGCAGTATGGTACCAAAGCTGTGTTTGGCCTGAGTGGTGATATTGATGATACACAGTGGAGCGCTGCAGTAACCAGTCCTCCTGGGGACATTGTCTCCTTGTCCATCTGTTCTGCCCCTGATGCACCAATCGGCAGCTACACCATGATTCTAGACGGCAGGATTCAGTTTAAATTGATACTACTGTTCAACCCCTGGTGCCCCC GAGATGCTGTGTACATGAACAGCGagaagaatctggaagaatatgTTTTAGCTCAGGATGGGATCATCTACAAGGGTGATGCCAAATATCCCATCCCTTCAGCATGGTATTTTGGCCag TTTGAAGAAGGCATTCTGGATGTGTGCCTAAGAATTCTGGATGTGAACCCTAAGTACCGGCGTAACCCTGGGAAAGATTGTTCTGGTCGCAGAAACCCTATTTATGTCTCTCGAGTGCTTAGTGCTATG GTGAACAGTAATGACAGAGATAATGGGGTACTGGAAGGCTGCTGGAAGCAAACTTTTGAAGGTGGAGTCAGTCCCATGTCCTGGAGAGGGAGTGTGGAGATTCTCAAGACTTGGAACTCCACTTCTTGCCTGCCTGTCCGCTTTGGCCAGTGCTGGGTGTTCGCTGCAGTTGCCTGCACTG TGTCTCGAGCACTGGGTATCCCCTGCAGAGTGGTGACGAACTACCTCTCAGCCCATGACACCAACAGCAACCTGGTGATTGAGCGCTATGTGGATGAAAATGGCCAGCTGCTGAACACCACCAGAGACATGATCTG GAACTACCATTGCTGGGTGGAGAGCTGGATGGCTCGTCCTGATCTGAAAGCAGGCTTTAATGGCTGGCAGGCCAGTGACCCCACACCCCAGGAGAAGAGCGAGG GGGTATACTGCTGTGGTCCAGTCCCAGTGCAAGCCATAAAGGAGGGAGAGCTACTGTGCAAGTATGATGCCCCGTTTGTGTTCTCGGAGGTAAATGCAGATGTGGAGACCTTCCTGAAGTACAAAGATGGCAACACAAGAAAGATCATCACTACTACTGTGGTTGGCCAGGAAATCAGCACTAAGAGTGTTGGAAGTGACAAGCGAGAGGACATTACCCATCTTTACAAGTATCCAGAAG GCACTGCTGAAGAACGAGAGGTATTTAAAAACGCCAACCATCAAAACAAACTTCTAAAACAGCCAGTCAACACCGGCCTACATGTCACCATCAAGGTCAGCACGGAAATGAGGAAGGGCTGTGATTTTGATGTCTTTGCCTTGGTTTCCAACCAGACATCGGTGTTAAAAAAGTGTCGTCTGGTGTTTGCTTCTCGTGCCATTGCTTATGATGGCACTATAGGGCAGGAATGTGGATTTAAAGACCTGCTCAATGTCGAGTTACAACCTGGaggag AGCGGAAGGTCCCACTGAGGCTGAACTACAGTAAATACTGCAATGCAATAACACAGGACAACCTGATCCGCCTGGGTGCTCTGCTGATTGACTACAGCACCAGAGAAGGCATTCTGGCTATGCGCACTATTGTCCTTGACAACCCAGAGATCAAGATAAGG ATCCTGGGAGAACCCAAAGAGAACCGTCAGCTGGCTGCAGAACTCACGGTGCTGAACACACTGCCAGAGGCTTTAAATGCATGCTGCTTCAGCATTGAGGGAGCCAACCTCACTGGAGGCAAGACTATTACTAAGAG tatTTCAACCAGTGTTGAACCTGGACAAGAAGTCAAGGTCAAAATCTACTTCACACCCACCCATTATGGCTTGCGCAAACTACTGGTGGATTTTAACAGCGACAAACTTGGTCCCGTAAAAGGGTTCAGGAATGTTATCATCGGCAAATAA